TCAATTACCATTATGAAATTAACCTTAACGGATTTATTAAAATATTGAGAACGGGTGCAAACTTTTTCCAAAAAACTTGATAGTTGCCTTTTAATATAATTTCCCTTAGACACTTTTAGTTATGCTATAATTTATTTCACGGTTTAAATTAATAACCGATAGAAGGAATTGAACTACATTCTTGAATACAATTAACGAAAACATGATCAATGTGTAGAATGCTATTTCCCTACCAAAGCTGATTGGAATTATTAAGATACATGCATTTCCATATAAAACGAAGAAAAAGGAATAGACTGACCAGAATATCATATTATTTTTCAAAAGACTAAAGATTGATTTATTACTATTTTCATTCTTAGTTGATTTGTCATTCATTGTTCCTTTCTGGTTGTTTTGAATGTTTTTGATGTTTTCATATTTTAGTTGTAAATAGGATCTTTCATTATTCAGCGCTGTGCTCAATAACCATACTGCAGTAGCAATAAAAGACACTATCCAGATATTCGTGTGATTATATTTAATCGCAACTGCATAAAATATGAGTACGAATTTTATTTGATCGGAAAATGTATCATAAAAGCCTCCATTCGCACTTTTTTTGTCAGTCATTCTTGCTATCATTCCGTCACAAACATCAAAAACAAGGGATAAGAACCAAAATATCGGAAAATAAATCGGGTTGTCTAAATAAATAAGACAGTATATCGCTACGATTGCTAGAATGCTGGAAATGCTCGTGACTAAATTAGGACTAAATTTCATGAAATTTAACAATAATGCTAAGGGATAACATCCCCGATACATCAATCTCATAAATGGAACTTCATTTATTGCGTAGGGATTGGGACAATAGCTAAAATTACTTTTCTTCATCAATCAGTCCGTTCTAATAAGCACTAATAAAAAATTGGTTCTGTTAACCAAAATGATAGTTTGAAACATATCCCGGTTTTAGAAAATCATTTAATCGGGAGGATAATATTATTCAAAACTATTTATTACGTCCTCCTTTTTCCGTTCTTTGATATGGTGGCTGTAAATGGATTACGAGATCCATTTGTAACTTTGATATCATCATCGTGGCATTGACTATGAGAAATAATTCTATTGACCAATACAAGAATGGTTCAATTAAGATGTAGGTTGGGTTACTAATGACAACAAATAATCTATCATCACCTCAGGTTTGCCGATATTTTTCTGCAAAAAATCATCTTTTGCTTTTTGTACTGTTTCCTGCATCCACCATTTTTGCGGATTGTCTTTTATGCTTTCAACAAAACGAGCAGCCTCAACAGGGTCAGTCTGGCATATTTTTGCATCTACAAGGGGTTTAAAGAAATCTGAATATTCGTCATTCAGATAATATGCATCGGCATTCCAGAAAAAAACAGTTGGAATATTCATAACCAGGGCTTCAATGTACGACGTAGCAATATAATCTATTACAACCAGGTGCGATTTTAACATTTGGATCTTGCTAGGTTCAGAAACATCCGCAAAAGATTTTATTTGATTCAGATACGATGAAAGTATATGTTCTTTGTCATAGCAAAGAAAAGGCAGACCTTTGAGAGGATATGCTCTATAGGTCAGCTCTTCCAGAGTGTCTTTTCCCAAGTTCTTGAAGAAAGATTTACAGAAACCAAAATGTTTTATGGCATTTTCTTCAGATGAGCTGTATGCAGAGGAATAATGCGACATGTTCACACTAGCCGCCACGCTAACGTATAATATTTTATAGACTTTATTAAAGTCGTTTTCTATCGAAAAAGGAAATAATGAGGCACCTTTCACAAGCCCTTTTAGACGAGGATCAAACCACCCAAGTGTTACATAGACATCCGACATATCTATTACGTGCGAAATAAAGCTACCCGCGCAGGGATGAAAGAAGCAGTTATGCTCGTTATTTACATGCTTGACGCCCTTCTCTTGTGCTATTGCCAGGAATATTGACATAAACGTTTCGCTGATCCATGCCTCACTAACTATATATCTCAAAGATTGGTACCTTTTGAGGCAAGATGAATGAGCGATTTCAATCTCTTTAAAGTGTTCGACGAAAACCTTCGGCAGACAATATGGTATTGTGGAAAAAAAGAATTCATCAAACCTGTCAAAATCGGCATTAAATTGAGCTAAGTGCTTCCTCTTATCCCATAAAACATCCTTATCTTCGTAATCAAGTTGGATAGTCCAATCGAGAGGGTATATCTTTTCCTGGCTTCCCTTTATAAGTTTGGACAAGTTCTCTTCCGAAAAAAAAGATCCGATGATCCCCACCTGTATATCCTTTTTCGAAACCATTTCTGTTCTTATCAAAGATAAAAACTTACGCATGACCCTTTTTACCAGATAGTAACTGTTTTGTATTTTTCTTCCGGTATTCGCATCTCTTTTAAAAGATGTTAGAAACTCGCTCACGACCATTCTTCCCAAATCATAAATATTGTGCATATTTCTGATGGTATCCGCTTCAATAAATTTCAGTCCCGAATGAGCAATTTTTCTATCAAAACGAACCGTTTGCTGATGCATTTCGGTGAATACGCCCGGATAGAAAAGCCTAATATATAAACTGAAAATTTGTTCCATTCCGTAGTCAGAATCTTCGAAACAATATCTATGGTCCTCAAAATCCAATGGAATGAAATAGGAATCTTCTGCAAGGATAGTACATGTATGAAGATCGCTGTTAAAATATAGTTCACATTTTTTGTATAAATCGTGGATACTGGTTAAATATCTGATAAACGCCATTGACAAGGCTTTTTTCCAAAAAGATTCGTTGTGAGTTGTCCCATGGATCTCATTTAGACGTTTTGAAAGTATGTCAATATACTTATTGTATTTTACATCCACATAGAGGCTGTCATTATCAATATCCGTCCTCGTCTTCCTCGTTGGCGGAGCAACTTCAATATTGTCAAACCTATTTAGTTTACCCTCTTTTTCCAGTACGTGATAGACATAAGGATCGGTAATAAATAAATCTTTTGAACTTTTGTCCCATAGTGGATAATATGCTGAAATAATAAAATTTTTAGTACTCACAATAAATTTCCCTTTGGCAATCAGAGGACTTTCAAATATTTCTGCATAATACGCCGTTGTGTTTATTTCGTGTATAATCCACAAATTTGCCCTATAAAAACTTGTCCAAGGTTAGCTCCACACCGTGAGATGGTTGCCCAATAAGCAGCCCATCCCGTTACCAGTACCTGTTTGCTTACTAGTCGCAATTCACGATTTCAGATTCCCTCGCTGCTGCACATCATTCTGCGCCTGTTCATAATCCTCAAGTTGCCCAATATCCAACCAGTATTCAATAACAGGAAAACTGGCAACGATATGATCAAAATCGAGCAATCTTTGGATCAGATCGGTCATGTTGAAATGCTCACCAGTAGGAATAAATTCAAAGGCTTTCGGTTCAAGCAAATAGATCCCGGCATTGACCAGGAAATGCATCTGCGGTTTTTCTTCCAAGGCACAGACATGCGATCCTTCACATTTAATGACTCCGTATGGAACCAGTATATCATATTGTTTTACAGCTACTGTCATAACAGCGCGGTGTTCCTGATGATAGGCCAGCATCGCCCTGAAATCTACCTTTGTCAGAATATCACCGTTGATGACCAGCATGGGTTCTGTTGGCTTATCAATCAGCCCTAATGCCCCGCCTGTGCCCAACGGTTTATCTTCATTTACATAGTTTATTTCTACACCAAATGAGCTGCCATCTCCGAAATGATCGGAAATTTTCTCCGGTTTATAATGGGTGGCCACATTAACGCGCCGGATGCCAACCTGCCGCAACTGTTCAATCACCAATTCCATCAGGGGTTTACCGCCCACGGGCAACATCGGTTTGGGCAAATCCTCTGTGAGTGGCCGCAATCGCGTACCCATACCACCGGCCATGATCACGGCCTGAAGTGGGAGATCCGGGATAGGAATTAAATCGTCGATCATCACAAGATCGACAACCCTACCGTCACTATCCAGAACAGGGAGCTGACGCAAAACATTCTTATGCAATAAATCAAGTAATTTTTCGCGATTTGTGCCTAATTGGACGGTAACTGGTTTTGGGTATTGCGTGCTGACTTTACTTGCCAACAACACACTCACAGGCGATTCCAAGTCTTTCCCTGCCAGAATAGCCCGCCGCACGTCACCATCGGTTATAGTTCCTAATAGACGTCTTGCCTGATCCACCACCAAGGCAATACCACAAGCCCCCCTGTCAACGCATTCCATGGCTGCGCTAATCGATTGCTCAGGCGAAATACAAAGGGCTTTTAGTTGATTGTCATTCATAACACTTTCCAAAGGTCGCCCACAAGTGTGTCATTCCATGCGCACCGAAATTCTCGGCTATAATAATTTACTCAGACCAATTTTGTCATAACCGGCAAATCATAAAATTTCTTATGCTTTAGGGAAACAAGATCTACAGAACTAAGAATATCTACTATTCGGCCTGAAGCGTACCCATCACCATATGGATTAACGACCTTACTAAGAATATCGTGAAATTCTGACGAGTACAACGTGCAGAAAGCAGCCTTAATTGAATCCTTCGATGTACCGCAGTCGATTACACTTGGTGCCTTAATCCTGCCCGATTGCCTCGTTCCAATATTGATACTTCCGATCTTGAAACTGGGTGCTTCCCATATTCCGCTCGAAGAATTGCCAACGACTGCATCAACATATTGCATAACGGAGTAGTAATGTAACTGGCCCAAAGAATAAAAAGATACGGCCTGGCCTTGTTTTCTTGCCACATACGAGTCTATCATCTGGTTTATAAAACGCCCATTTGTATCGGCATTTGCTTTCGTGAAAACAATCAAACTATTGGCTTGTTCATCCAATACATCGAGCAAATTCTGAAATTGAAATTCAACAGGTTCATCATCAAGAGTTGCGGGATGAAAGGTTACTAAAAAATTATGGGATTGCAATTGGGCACCAAGAATGTTTTCAATTTCATCCTTGTTCAGCAATTTCATTGTTTTCAAATTATCAAGACCTGGCCCACCGACACAGTAAACTCTCTCTGGATTCTCACCCATCTGAATAATGCGAGTACGGTATTCATCGGCTGCAACAAAGTGGATGTGACTCATTTTGGTAATTGCATGTCTCATCGCATCATCAATGGCTCCCTCGGTGATTTCGCCCCCACAGAGATGCGCTATTGGTATCCGCGCTACCATCGCGGCTATAGCAACCGCAAGGGCTTCAAAACGGTCGCCGAGAACAAGTAAGATGTCCGGTTGCAAGCGTTCGAGAGCATCTGCAAATCCTATGATTCCAATGCCGATTGACTTTGAAATAGATGTCGGTGTATCGGAACTCAAGAGCATTTCCACTTTCTCGTCGATAATAAATCCATCTTTCTCAATTTCTCGATAAGTCAGACCAAACTCAGGTGATAGATGCATGCCGGAGACAAGCAACTGGACTTTTATATCTTCTTTTTGACTCAAGGCTATTATAACCGGCCTCAGTGAGCCATACTCCGCCCGGGAGCCCGTGAATATACATATCGTTTTCATTAAAATGTTAACAGCTCATCCTCATCATAGTCTTTGTTAGCGTTACGGCCAAGTATCCAATCCCACAACATAGGACTTATTCCCGTCCCTGGTCTTTTCGTAGTAAGATTTGTTTCTGTGAACATTTCTCCTGCCTTGATAGGCCGATCGGCCACGATGCTCTTACGCGCAATGTTTTTGTTCTTCTTTTCTGATTCCGAAGCTTTTTTAATGCCACTCCCGAGCGCCACTTCAATATTTCGTATAGCTGACACCATGCATTTGAATTCAGCCGGTTCAAGTGACGCGCGATGATCCGGACCGAGCATATTCTTATTTAAAGTAAGATGCTTTTCTATTACTGACGCCCCAAGGGCTACAGCAGCAATCGGTACTTCGATTCCCAATGTATGGTCAGAATAACCGACTGGTAATTTGAATGCTTCCCTGAGCGTCACCATCGCTCTGA
Above is a genomic segment from Ignavibacteriales bacterium containing:
- a CDS encoding nucleotidyltransferase family protein, translating into MNDNQLKALCISPEQSISAAMECVDRGACGIALVVDQARRLLGTITDGDVRRAILAGKDLESPVSVLLASKVSTQYPKPVTVQLGTNREKLLDLLHKNVLRQLPVLDSDGRVVDLVMIDDLIPIPDLPLQAVIMAGGMGTRLRPLTEDLPKPMLPVGGKPLMELVIEQLRQVGIRRVNVATHYKPEKISDHFGDGSSFGVEINYVNEDKPLGTGGALGLIDKPTEPMLVINGDILTKVDFRAMLAYHQEHRAVMTVAVKQYDILVPYGVIKCEGSHVCALEEKPQMHFLVNAGIYLLEPKAFEFIPTGEHFNMTDLIQRLLDFDHIVASFPVIEYWLDIGQLEDYEQAQNDVQQRGNLKS
- the neuC gene encoding UDP-N-acetylglucosamine 2-epimerase; its protein translation is MKTICIFTGSRAEYGSLRPVIIALSQKEDIKVQLLVSGMHLSPEFGLTYREIEKDGFIIDEKVEMLLSSDTPTSISKSIGIGIIGFADALERLQPDILLVLGDRFEALAVAIAAMVARIPIAHLCGGEITEGAIDDAMRHAITKMSHIHFVAADEYRTRIIQMGENPERVYCVGGPGLDNLKTMKLLNKDEIENILGAQLQSHNFLVTFHPATLDDEPVEFQFQNLLDVLDEQANSLIVFTKANADTNGRFINQMIDSYVARKQGQAVSFYSLGQLHYYSVMQYVDAVVGNSSSGIWEAPSFKIGSINIGTRQSGRIKAPSVIDCGTSKDSIKAAFCTLYSSEFHDILSKVVNPYGDGYASGRIVDILSSVDLVSLKHKKFYDLPVMTKLV
- a CDS encoding LIC12162 family protein; this encodes MSTKNFIISAYYPLWDKSSKDLFITDPYVYHVLEKEGKLNRFDNIEVAPPTRKTRTDIDNDSLYVDVKYNKYIDILSKRLNEIHGTTHNESFWKKALSMAFIRYLTSIHDLYKKCELYFNSDLHTCTILAEDSYFIPLDFEDHRYCFEDSDYGMEQIFSLYIRLFYPGVFTEMHQQTVRFDRKIAHSGLKFIEADTIRNMHNIYDLGRMVVSEFLTSFKRDANTGRKIQNSYYLVKRVMRKFLSLIRTEMVSKKDIQVGIIGSFFSEENLSKLIKGSQEKIYPLDWTIQLDYEDKDVLWDKRKHLAQFNADFDRFDEFFFSTIPYCLPKVFVEHFKEIEIAHSSCLKRYQSLRYIVSEAWISETFMSIFLAIAQEKGVKHVNNEHNCFFHPCAGSFISHVIDMSDVYVTLGWFDPRLKGLVKGASLFPFSIENDFNKVYKILYVSVAASVNMSHYSSAYSSSEENAIKHFGFCKSFFKNLGKDTLEELTYRAYPLKGLPFLCYDKEHILSSYLNQIKSFADVSEPSKIQMLKSHLVVIDYIATSYIEALVMNIPTVFFWNADAYYLNDEYSDFFKPLVDAKICQTDPVEAARFVESIKDNPQKWWMQETVQKAKDDFLQKNIGKPEVMIDYLLSLVTQPTS